The Arachis hypogaea cultivar Tifrunner chromosome 19, arahy.Tifrunner.gnm2.J5K5, whole genome shotgun sequence genome has a window encoding:
- the LOC140182140 gene encoding uncharacterized protein produces the protein MLDDEIKQLCLMDIDKILHSYGKTLKDYPPMPLATEVDNSLLTERVIREELNFNRDDLKKNASDMLAIATPEQRYAFDKIVTAVYCDEGGFFFVYGHGGTGKTFLWNLMSAEIRSRGDIVLNVASSGIASLLLPNGRTAHSRFKIPLNITEDSVCNIKPGSPQAMLLLKAKLIIWDEAPMVSRYCYEALDKCLGDIMRCSPTYSKDLPFGGKVVVLGGDFRQILPVIPRGSRQDIVHSTVNSSYLWKFCQVLKLTKNMRLSVGTTASDQDETEQFCEWLLKVGDGLIGDNMDGESEICLPGDIDFFKARTILAPILDIVEEVNNHLMAIIPGGEKLYLSSDSICMDEGNMESQLDLFGPELLNSINCSGLSPHKLILKVGVSVMLLRNIDQSSGLCNGTKLQVRKLGNHVIECEVLTGNNVGHIALIPRMNMVPTNETVPVRFQRRQFPIIVSFAMTINKSQGQTLSYVGLYLSKPVFTHGQLYVALSRVKSKRDLKVLLMNHVYTLVLYYNRRIAVILKVGVSVMLLRNIDQSSGLCNGTKLQVRKLGNHVIECEVLTGNNVGHIALIPRMNMVPTNETVPVRFQRRQFP, from the exons ATGTTAGATGATGAGATTAAGCAGTTGTGCTTAATGGATATAGACAAGATCTTACATTCCTATGGTAAGACCTTGAAAGACTATCCTCCTATGCCTTTAGCAACTGAAGTTGATAATTCTTTGTTAACCGAAAGGGTTATAAGGGAAGAGCTAAACTTTAACAGGGATGATTTAAAGAAAAATGCCTCAGATATGTTAGCCATCGCAACACCTGAGCAGAGATATGCATTCGATAAAATTGTTACAGCTGTGTATTGTGATGAAGGGGGTTTTTTCTTTGTGTATGGTCATGGAGGTACTGGAAAAACATTTCTCTGGAACCTTATGTCTGCTGAGATTCGCTCAAGGGGTGATATAGTGTTAAACGTTGCTTCGAGTGGTATTGCATCTTTACTTCTTCCCAATGGAAGAACGGCACACTCAAGGTTCAAAATACCGCTGAATATAACTGAGGATTCTGTATGTAACATCAAACCTGGTTCCCCTCAAGCAATGTTACTGTTGAAAGCCAAACTTATAATTTGGGATGAGGCCCCAATGGTTAGTAGGTACTGCTATGAAGCGCTTGACAAATGCTTGGGTGACATCATGAGGTGTTCCCCAACATATAGCAAAGATTTGCCctttggaggaaaagtggttgTACTAGGTGGAGACTTTAGACAAATTCTTCCTGTCATTCCACGAGGATCGAGACAAGATATCGTTCATTCAACCGTGAATTCATCTTACCTTTGGAAGTTTTGCCAGGtgctcaaactaacaaaaaatatgagACTCTCTGTAGGGACGACTGCTTCAGATCAAGACGAGACAGAGCAATTTTGTGAGTGGTTATTGAAAGTTGGTGATGGTCTAATAGGTGACAATATGGATGGTGAATCTGAGATATGTCTTCCAggagatatt GATTTTTTCAAAGCAAGAACTATACTGGCTCCCATACTAGACATCGTTGAAGAGGTCAACAACCATCTGATGGCTATCATTCCTGGAGGAGAAAAATTATATCTTAGTTCGGATTCCATATGTATGGATGAAGGGAATATGGAGAGTCAACTAGATCTCTTTGGTCCTGAATTACTGAATAGCATAAATTGCTCTGGTTTGTCTccacataaattaatactcaaggtTGGTGTTTCGGTGATGTTACTGAGGAATATTGACCAATCCAGTGGTCTTTGTAATGGTACAAAGCTACAAGTTAGGAAGCTTGGAAATCATGTCATAGAATGTGAAGTCTTAACGGGTAACAATGTTGGTCATATTGCTTTGATTCCAAGAATGAATATGGTACCAACAAATGAAACCGTCCCAGTTAGATTCCAACGAAGACAGTTTCCCATAATAGTATCGTTTGCCATGACAATTAATAAGTCTCAGGGACAAACTTTATCTTATGTTGGATTGTACTTGTCCAAACCAGTTTTTACACATGGCCAACTATATGTGGCactttcaagagttaagagtaagagagattTAAAAGTTTTACTTATGAATCAC GTTTATACACTAGTTTTATATTATAATAGGAGAATAGCAGTAATACTCAAGGTTGGTGTTTCGGTGATGTTACTGAGGAATATTGACCAATCCAGTGGTCTTTGTAATGGTACAAAGCTACAAGTTAGGAAGCTTGGAAATCATGTCATAGAATGTGAAGTCTTAACGGGTAACAATGTTGGTCATATTGCTTTGATTCCAAGAATGAATATGGTACCAACAAATGAAACCGTCCCAGTTAGATTCCAACGAAGACAGTTTCCATAA
- the LOC112777911 gene encoding uncharacterized protein: MHGIHCASHGIFGQENTPPNYVRPSTSEIRSKSLTLQTDPSLTRTPLSVLTNTYSSVQGPVNNLTEVVSQNQLPSHSGFHQSCLTERSSTMIGVQKGQSSSVVASVAINLAQLYEDVNLSTVKTHPPNANTHSGQRVDPFVDDEVLNGYDDSMLDVDMEDNFIPSSEILDAKESSFGRCMGYRKSYLSMSTLSNEAINERDREIVAILRNMLDRYNSLAKSFRYARDRYQQENCTNIKLKLISKRTTDGRTYNLPSASEVAALIVGDVEQLSKDRDIIIESQSRKLQRIDVFHPSYLALQYPLLFPYGEDGFRLGIATSDSISARPTKKNKTITLRQFFAFRLQKRTGESPLILRSKRLFQQFLVDAYTMVESERLKFFRCKQPQLRVDKYKCLHESLINGDVDAARLGKRIILPSTFTSGPRYAGYPSYFITMTCNPEWDEIRREVTSIGLKAEDRPDILCRVFKIKLDGLIDDLKEGKIFGKILGYVCTVEFQKRGLPHAHILLFMSNKFKPQTPDDIDKHITAEIPDENERPNLHRAVQNYMVHGPCGPYNKNSPCMKNGSCSKFYPKEFRQRTLIDEAEFPKYRRTDNGRTVKKRECVLDNKFIVPYNPELLLKFRCHINVEYTCQTSSIKYLFKYVHKGNDRVTATLYNAGDPSEATQVVDKIRNYYDCRYISACEAVWRLFGYEIQEKEPFVIRLPFHLEDEQPVVYGETSNVNDIVEREISHRSMFLGWMAANMSYPYARSLTYAEFPTKFVWKDDSSKWFPRKKGFAIGRLTHVPAANTEEYYQRLLLNTQRGCTSFRDIRTVGGTIYATYRDACFALGLLQDDKEFIDAIKEASSWASGSYVRRLFVILLTSNNISRPEHVWDRCWHELSDDILYRQRAVMNMSGEFLLITMIKVLPY; this comes from the exons ATGCATGGTATACACTGTGCCTCGCATGGAATTTTTGGACAGGAAAATACTCCTCCTAATTATGTAAGACCTTCTACATCAGAGATAAGATCTAAATCTTTAACTCTACAGACGGATCCTTCATTGACAAGAACTCCACTGTCCGTGTTAACAAATA CATACTCCAGTGTACAAGGACCCGTCAATAATCTAACTGAAGTCGTTTCACAAAATCAGCTTCCATCACACTCCGGTTTCCACCAATCGTGCCTAACAGAAAG AAGTTCTACTATGATTGGGGTGCAAAAAGGACAATCTTCCTCTGTTGTTGCTTCGGTGGCTATTAATTTGGCACAACTTTATGAAGATGTAAATTTATCGACTGTTAAGACACATCCACCAAACGCTAACACACACAGTGGCCAACGTGTTGACCCTTTTGTTGATGATGAAG TTTTGAATGGTTATGATGATTCAATGTTGGATGTGGATATGGAAGATAATTTTATACCGTCCTCAGAAATCTTAGACG CTAAAGAGAGTTCATTCGGCAGATGTATGGGATATAGGAAATCCTATTTATCAATGTCAACACT ttccAATGAAGCTATAAATGAGCGGGATAGGGAAATTGTGGCAATATTAAGAAACATGCTAGACAGATATAATAGTTTGGCAAAGAGTTTTCGCTATGCAAGAGATAGATACCAACAGGAAAATTGCACAAACATAAAGCTTAAGTTGATTagtaaaaggactacagatggcaggacatacaacttgccatctgCATCTGAAGTGGCTGCATTGATTGTTGGCGATGTCGAACAACTTAGCAAGGATAGAGATATTATTATAGAGAGTCAATCTAGAAAGCTCCAGCGGATTGATGTTTTTCATCCATCTTATTTAGCCTTGCAATATCCATTGTTGTTTCCGTATGGGGAGGATGGATTTCGTTTGGGTATTGCAACATCAGATTCTATCTCCGCTAGacctacaaagaaaaacaaaacaatcaCTTTGCGACAATTCTTTGCTTTTCGACTACAGAAAAGGACGGGTGAATCTCCGTTAATTCTGAGATCAAAGAGATTATTCCAACAGTTTCTGGTAGATGCCTACACAATGGTGGAATCAGAGAGGTTAAAATTCTTTAGGTGTAAACAACCACAGTTGAGGGTTGATAAATACAAATGTCTGCATGAAAGTCTTATAAACGGGGATGTAGATGCTGCAAGGCTTGGCAAAAGAATAATACTTCCCAGTACTTTTACCAGTGGACCTAG ATATGCAGGATATCCTAGCTATTTTATCACCATGACCTGTAACCCTGAATGGGATGAGATAAGAAGAGAAGTGACTTCCATTGGATTGAAGGCAGAAGACCGTCCTGATATATTGTGTCGAGTTTTCAAGATCAAGCTTGATGGTTTGATAGATGACCTCAAAGAGGGAAAAATCTTTGGCAAAATTTTGGGAT acGTTTGTACTGTAGAGTTTCAAAAGAGAGGGCTTCCGCATGCACATATCCTTTTATTCATGAGTAACAAGTTCAAGCCACAAACACCAGatgacatagacaaacatataacaGCTGAGATTCCTGATGAAAATGAAAGGCCAAATCTACATAGAGCTGTTCAAAATTACATGGTACATGGTCCATGTGGTCCATACAACAAGAATTCACCTTGCATGAAGAATGGATCATGTTCAAAGTTCTATCCTAAAGAGTTTAGACAGCGAACACTCATTGATGAGGCCGAATTTCCCAAATATAGGCGTACTGATAACGGTCGAACAGTGAAGAAAAGGGAATGTGTACTAGACAATAAGTTCATTGTTCCGTATAATCCAGAATTGTTGCTCAAGTTCAGGTGCCACATAAATGTGGAATACACATGCCAAACAAGTTCTATTAAGTATCTGTTTAAGTATGTACACAAGGGTAATGACCGCGTAACAGCTACTCTATACAATGCTGGTGATCCGTCAGAAGCCACACAAGTTGTTGACAAAATTAGGAATTACTACGATTGTAGGTATATTTCGGCATGTGAGGCAGTCTGGCGTCTTTTTGGATAcgaaatccaagagaaagaaccATTTGTGATTAGACTTCCATTCCATTTGGAGGATGAGCAACCTGTGGTTTATGGTGAAACTTCTAATGTGAATGATATCGTCGAAAGAGAAATATCTCATAGGTCCATGTTTTTGGGATGGATGGCAGCGAACATGTCATATCCTTATGCTCGAAGTCTGACTTATGCTGAGTTTCCAACCAAGTTTGTTTGGAAGGACGATTCTTCAAAGTGGTTTCCTCGAAAGAAAGGCTTCGCAATTGGAAGGTTGACTCATGTACCTGCAG CAAATACCGAAGAATATTACCAACGACTTCTCTTGAATACTCAAAGAGGATGTACGAGTTTTCGAGATATAAGAACAGTTGGAGGAACAATTTATGCTACGTATAGAGATGCATGCTTCGCCCTTGGACTCTTGCAAGATGACAAAGAATTTATTGATGCAATTAAGGAAGCAAGCTCATGGGCCTCAGGATCATATGTTAGGAGGTTATTTGTCATTCTATTAACATCCAACAATATCTCAAGACCAGAACATGTTTGGGATAGATGTTGGCATGAACTCTCAGATGATATTTTGTATCGACAGAGAGCCGTGATGAACATGAGCGGTGAGTTTCTATTAATTACAATGATAAAAGTTCTTCCTTATTga
- the LOC112776757 gene encoding uncharacterized protein, whose product MFSVIICLWYFLCFVMSFVGVMGVSNTNYNSKLFINVEFPAARDFFARVNKLDPVDGQGIMPLVCGQPVSDEEDFLRLSVYKTIAEIKEHNQDAVFVTAGTIKEVETEFGWWYKGCKKCRCGLRELDKKYFCPNYIRDYGFYEPRYIIHIRVIDHTDAASFVLFDGEAAKFLGVSAKDLRQSCVTKGVEKNSCPEEINKLRDIKFIFKVQLKMRNLNSYEPYVIHVLRMTNENSLVSAFLDKYNPDTGLLSHENSELLSLSTGPYNTSKACESEPTPSPAVDEKHNSKILGAKKYIEEIGEESVSSKSKKAKWVVVED is encoded by the exons ATGTTTTCTGTCATCATATGCTTAtggtattttctttgttttgttatGTCTTTTGTAGGGGTCATGGGTGTATCTAACACAAACTACAATTCGAAACTGTTTATCAATGTTGAGTTTCCAGCTGCCAGGGATTTCTTTGCGAG GGTGAACAAATTGGATCCTGTTGACGGACAAGGCATAATGCCGCTGGTCTGTGGTCAACCTGTTTCAGATGAGGAGGATTTTTTGCGTCTGTCAGTCTACAAAACAATTGCAGAGATAAAGGAGCATAATCAG GATGCTGTATTTGTTACAGCCGGGACGATTAAAGAAGTTGAGACTGAATTTGGTTGGTGGTACAAAGGATGTAAGAAGTGTCGTTGTGGCTTGAGGGaacttgataaaaaatatttctgtCCCAATTACATTAGAGACTACGGGTTCTATGAGCCAAG GTACATCATCCACATAAGGGTGATAGACCACACCGATGCTGCCTCTTTTGTTTTGTTCGATGGAGAAGCTGCAAAGTTTCTTGGAGTTTCTGCTAAGGACCTTAGGCAGTCTTGTGTGACTAAG GGTGTTGAGAAAAATTCCTGTCCCGAAGAGATTAATAAGCTTAGGGATATTAAGTTCATCTTCAAAGTGCAACTCAAGATGAGGAATCTAAACTCTTATGAACCATATGTGATTCATGTGCTGAGAATGACTAATGAGAATTCTCTGGTCTCTGCCTTCCTGGATAAATACAATCCTGACACT GGCCTTTTGTCCCATGAAAATTCTGAACTATTGAGTTTGTCTACTGGTCCATACAACACTTCTAAG GCTTGTGAGAGTGAGCCAACTCCATCACCTGCAGTTGATGAGAAACATAATTCTAAGATTCTCGGAGCTAAGAAATATATTGAAGAGATTGGAGAGGAGTCAGTTTCATCCAAATCTAAGAAAGCAAAGTGGGTTGTGGTGGAGGACTAA